A single genomic interval of Ruminococcus sp. NK3A76 harbors:
- a CDS encoding DUF6291 domain-containing protein, with amino-acid sequence MAEKRNEHKSFVMYNDWGNSLQEFDDAELGQLLRAIYAFTTAGEEIELPDRSLRIIFNMMKECFIRDAEKWDEIRELRSISGSKGGAPKGNKNASKTNKTSKTTKTTNCLNKQAKQAVNVNDNVNVNDNVNVTVNEDVNVNEDVNENVNETVTVNEDVNEEDNDKSSSLSSSSLSSYREDFSRVIFSDEDKEELFNMSDRQQIERYIDRISAWQQENRRFMKDPCRTIKKWLREDGRKPGYYDRGYSGGSYGYRNHSESERERIDREAKELARRVAEFEATLDFDTLST; translated from the coding sequence ATGGCAGAAAAGAGAAATGAACATAAGAGCTTTGTGATGTATAACGACTGGGGCAATAGCTTGCAGGAATTCGACGATGCTGAACTCGGCCAGCTGCTCAGAGCGATCTATGCGTTCACTACCGCAGGTGAGGAGATAGAGCTTCCCGATAGGTCGCTGAGGATCATCTTCAATATGATGAAAGAATGCTTTATCCGTGATGCGGAAAAGTGGGACGAAATAAGAGAACTCAGAAGTATATCAGGTTCTAAAGGTGGTGCGCCTAAGGGCAATAAGAATGCATCAAAAACAAACAAAACAAGCAAAACAACCAAAACAACCAATTGCTTGAATAAACAAGCAAAACAAGCTGTTAATGTAAATGATAATGTAAATGTAAATGACAATGTTAATGTTACTGTTAATGAAGATGTAAATGTCAATGAAGATGTAAATGAAAATGTCAATGAGACTGTCACTGTTAATGAAGACGTAAATGAAGAAGACAATGACAAGTCGTCTTCCCTGTCTTCGTCGTCCTTGTCGTCATATCGTGAAGATTTTTCCCGTGTCATTTTTTCTGACGAGGACAAGGAAGAACTTTTCAATATGTCCGACCGTCAGCAGATCGAACGGTACATTGACCGCATATCTGCCTGGCAGCAGGAGAACCGCCGCTTTATGAAAGACCCCTGCCGCACTATTAAGAAGTGGCTTCGTGAAGACGGCAGGAAGCCCGGTTACTATGACCGGGGGTACTCGGGCGGCTCATACGGCTACAGAAATCACTCTGAGAGTGAGAGGGAGAGGATAGACAGGGAAGCGAAAGAGCTTGCAAGGCGAGTAGCGGAGTTTGAGGCTACGCTGGATTTTGACACCTTATCCACTTGA
- a CDS encoding dynamin family protein, with translation MDKLIDYGGYAAYRKTVTELTANLKTLLELSEGVQLPNTADSIKETIEKTSDEHFEVAIVGEFKRGKSTLINALLGQEVLPADVLPATATLNRVTYSTDPYVSVEYKNGTHERVDIDKLADYVTKLTAESEEKAETVKEATVYYDTEFCKNNVDIIDTPGLNDDEQMTNVTLSILPKIDAAVFVISANSPFSQFEKDFLEKKMLTSDVGRIIFVVNCFGTFAREDENKIVETVRTRITRYVMEKAKKVMGEDSREFAAYKRKIGTPRVIGVYAKRALTAKKIEDPNLLEESNFPEFEKALETMLTKERGVIALQILANKITNSGTEIMRSVVMQENALMMENDEFMKKYSAAIDEIESIRNKKRQEFVKITDAANKVFSDLQPVLDSYWSNIENAAMEVIDNFQMSSDDFKKDRLKVVTSKLTDKIKENIETRAQLICEQIQNSINVAINVEAERLQDFEDEFFESVTKIQQMFAVSDRVSKNGGIADKVTGAAIGSFGVGGAFLGFREAGVKGALLGGATAFAGFSATYYAAMMLASFIGLASAPVTLCLMALAGLAGTFTSSFAIDKLLVNERIDKYKTNFKTQVRKQFHEMKLNNDFTETVRKQVFTAFEGLKTKIEDETEIILRDTQETLDNLNNMKAEKSHISEKEMDRLHDIAEKASKIVSDAYALRKALTEESE, from the coding sequence ATGGATAAGCTGATCGACTACGGCGGGTACGCTGCCTACCGTAAAACAGTTACTGAGCTTACCGCTAATCTTAAGACGCTTCTTGAGCTTAGCGAGGGAGTGCAGCTCCCCAATACCGCCGATTCCATCAAGGAAACGATAGAAAAGACGAGCGACGAGCATTTTGAAGTCGCAATAGTCGGCGAATTCAAACGAGGCAAGAGCACGCTGATAAACGCCCTGCTCGGGCAGGAGGTGCTTCCTGCTGACGTTCTGCCTGCCACAGCGACACTCAACCGTGTCACCTATTCGACTGACCCGTATGTGTCGGTAGAGTATAAAAACGGCACGCATGAAAGAGTCGATATCGACAAGCTCGCAGACTATGTCACAAAGCTCACCGCAGAGAGCGAGGAAAAGGCCGAGACCGTAAAGGAAGCGACCGTTTACTATGATACCGAGTTCTGCAAGAACAACGTTGATATCATAGACACCCCCGGCCTCAACGATGACGAGCAGATGACCAACGTCACACTTTCTATCCTTCCCAAGATAGATGCGGCGGTCTTTGTCATTTCTGCAAACAGCCCCTTCTCGCAGTTTGAAAAGGACTTCTTGGAGAAGAAGATGCTCACATCAGATGTCGGCAGGATAATCTTTGTTGTAAACTGCTTCGGCACATTTGCAAGAGAAGACGAGAACAAGATAGTCGAGACTGTAAGAACGAGGATCACCCGTTACGTCATGGAAAAGGCCAAGAAGGTAATGGGCGAGGATTCGAGAGAGTTCGCAGCATATAAGCGTAAGATAGGCACGCCCAGGGTAATAGGCGTGTATGCCAAGCGTGCCCTCACAGCCAAGAAGATAGAAGACCCCAACCTGCTTGAAGAAAGTAATTTCCCTGAGTTTGAAAAGGCTCTCGAGACAATGCTCACCAAGGAGAGGGGCGTTATCGCTCTCCAGATACTCGCTAATAAGATAACCAACTCGGGTACTGAGATAATGAGAAGCGTCGTCATGCAGGAAAACGCCCTCATGATGGAGAACGATGAGTTCATGAAGAAGTATTCGGCTGCTATTGATGAGATAGAGTCGATAAGAAATAAAAAGAGACAGGAGTTCGTCAAGATAACCGACGCTGCTAATAAGGTGTTCTCCGACCTGCAGCCTGTGCTTGACAGCTACTGGTCAAATATCGAGAACGCAGCTATGGAGGTAATAGATAACTTCCAGATGTCGTCTGATGACTTCAAGAAGGACAGGCTCAAGGTAGTCACCAGCAAGCTGACCGATAAGATAAAGGAAAACATCGAGACAAGGGCACAGCTCATCTGCGAGCAGATACAGAATTCTATCAACGTCGCAATAAACGTCGAGGCTGAGAGACTTCAGGACTTCGAGGACGAGTTCTTCGAGTCGGTAACTAAGATACAGCAGATGTTCGCAGTGTCTGACAGAGTGTCTAAAAACGGCGGTATCGCTGATAAGGTCACAGGTGCGGCTATCGGCTCGTTCGGTGTCGGCGGCGCATTCTTAGGCTTCCGTGAAGCAGGTGTCAAGGGTGCTCTGCTTGGCGGCGCTACGGCGTTTGCAGGCTTCTCTGCTACTTACTATGCCGCTATGATGCTCGCTTCATTCATAGGCCTTGCATCAGCTCCTGTAACTCTCTGCCTTATGGCACTTGCAGGCCTTGCAGGCACTTTCACGAGCTCCTTTGCTATAGACAAGCTGCTCGTAAACGAGAGGATAGATAAGTACAAGACAAACTTCAAGACACAGGTGAGAAAGCAGTTCCACGAGATGAAGCTCAACAACGACTTCACAGAAACTGTCAGAAAGCAGGTATTCACCGCATTTGAAGGCCTTAAGACCAAGATAGAGGACGAGACTGAGATAATACTCCGTGACACACAGGAAACTCTTGACAATCTCAACAATATGAAGGCAGAAAAGAGCCATATCTCCGAAAAGGAAATGGACAGGCTGCATGATATAGCCGAAAAGGCAAGTAAGATAGTATCTGACGCATATGCGCTCAGAAAGGCTCTTACCGAGGAGAGCGAATGA
- a CDS encoding PqqD family protein, translating into MKLKKEFITHNTENEAMLVSTGKASFSGMVKGNKTTGEIFELLKEDTTEAEIVRALRAKYEAPDGVIEKDVRKVLIELKNIGALEK; encoded by the coding sequence ATGAAATTAAAAAAGGAATTCATAACTCACAATACAGAAAATGAGGCTATGCTCGTATCGACCGGTAAGGCGAGCTTTTCGGGCATGGTGAAGGGCAACAAGACCACAGGGGAGATATTTGAGCTTCTCAAGGAGGATACTACCGAGGCTGAGATAGTCAGGGCTCTCAGGGCTAAGTATGAAGCACCCGACGGCGTTATCGAAAAGGACGTAAGAAAGGTGCTCATTGAACTCAAGAATATAGGCGCTTTAGAAAAATAA
- a CDS encoding cation:proton antiporter — MDRIEFFRDLAVIIVSAKLFGLLAAKLKAPQVVGEIIAGLLIGPCVLGVVSDSDYLKLIAEIGVVMLMFGAGLTTNLKDLIKTGPKALLIACVGVFVPLIGGTLLYSAFYGFGAVGSEKFMRAVFIGTIMTATSVSITVETLKELGKLKGTIGTLILSAAIIDDVIGIIVLTFVIGFKDPDSKPSSVLWHTGLFFVFSFAVGFLTYYIFKKIDKRYPHQRRIPILGLALCMFLAFAAEAFFGIADITGAYVAGLILCSLTDSDYIARRVDINSYMFFGPVFFASIGLKTTLSGFNADLLLFSVGFVLVALLAKVIGCGLTARLMGFKASDSLKVGVGMMTRGEVALIVAQKGLSVGLLDSKYFASVILLIIVSSVSTPILLKALYHHDKAPEPADAV, encoded by the coding sequence TTGGATAGGATAGAATTTTTCCGTGACCTTGCGGTGATAATAGTTTCGGCAAAGCTGTTCGGATTGCTGGCGGCTAAACTTAAAGCTCCGCAGGTCGTGGGTGAGATAATCGCAGGTCTGCTTATCGGCCCCTGCGTGCTCGGTGTGGTGAGCGACTCTGATTATCTGAAGCTCATAGCCGAGATAGGCGTCGTTATGCTAATGTTCGGCGCAGGACTTACAACAAACCTTAAAGACCTCATAAAAACAGGCCCTAAGGCGCTGCTTATCGCCTGTGTGGGAGTTTTTGTGCCGCTTATCGGCGGAACACTGCTCTACAGCGCTTTCTACGGCTTCGGGGCGGTGGGGAGCGAGAAGTTCATGCGTGCTGTATTTATCGGCACTATCATGACCGCTACAAGTGTCAGCATAACAGTCGAGACACTTAAAGAGCTCGGCAAGCTAAAAGGCACTATCGGCACGCTTATCCTAAGCGCTGCCATAATAGACGACGTTATAGGCATCATCGTGCTGACATTCGTTATCGGCTTCAAAGACCCCGACAGCAAGCCGTCAAGCGTGCTGTGGCACACGGGGCTGTTCTTTGTGTTTTCTTTTGCGGTGGGCTTCCTGACCTACTACATCTTCAAGAAGATAGACAAGCGCTACCCCCACCAGAGGAGGATACCGATACTCGGGCTTGCGCTGTGTATGTTCTTAGCATTCGCAGCTGAAGCGTTTTTCGGCATTGCCGACATCACAGGCGCATACGTTGCAGGCCTTATCCTTTGCAGCCTGACCGACTCGGACTACATCGCAAGGCGTGTTGACATAAACTCATATATGTTCTTCGGTCCTGTATTCTTTGCAAGCATAGGCCTTAAGACGACACTGAGCGGCTTCAACGCAGACCTTTTGCTTTTCTCTGTAGGATTTGTGCTCGTTGCACTTCTTGCCAAGGTGATAGGCTGCGGCCTGACAGCAAGGCTGATGGGCTTCAAGGCAAGCGACAGTCTGAAAGTCGGCGTAGGCATGATGACGAGAGGCGAGGTAGCGCTCATCGTAGCGCAGAAAGGCTTATCCGTAGGGCTTCTCGACTCAAAATACTTTGCCAGCGTGATACTTCTCATCATCGTATCCTCAGTTTCGACACCGATACTGCTTAAAGCTCTCTATCACCATGACAAAGCCCCCGAACCGGCAGACGCCGTCTGA
- a CDS encoding TraX family protein: MEALFKRFESMKVLSGSTLKLIALFTMMCDHVGSILLSRSELGMTPFLSIGSHGLTLYAVSRMIGRIAFPIYCFLITEGFIHTHDRKRYGISLLIFALISEIPWNLEHSGHLTHPTQNVFFTLFLGYLGICAVEKYKEDTQRLLLSLLALFGISLVLRCDYGCRGFALIVLIYVLRDKKVLQAILGSCMVSSAYAAIIAFIPINLYNGERGFIKGKALKYAFYVAYPLHIFIIYLIRLNTFGYN, encoded by the coding sequence ATGGAAGCGTTGTTCAAAAGGTTTGAGAGCATGAAGGTGCTCTCGGGCAGCACACTTAAGCTGATAGCGCTTTTCACGATGATGTGCGACCATGTGGGGTCGATACTGCTAAGCCGCTCAGAGCTTGGCATGACGCCCTTTTTGAGCATAGGCTCACACGGCCTGACGCTGTATGCGGTGTCAAGAATGATAGGCAGGATAGCGTTTCCGATATACTGCTTTCTTATCACCGAAGGGTTTATACACACCCACGACAGAAAGCGCTACGGCATAAGTCTCCTGATATTTGCGCTGATATCCGAGATACCGTGGAACTTAGAGCACTCAGGGCATCTTACCCACCCGACACAGAATGTATTCTTCACACTCTTTTTAGGATACTTAGGCATTTGCGCTGTTGAAAAATACAAGGAAGACACGCAAAGGCTGCTTTTAAGTCTTTTGGCGCTGTTCGGTATAAGCTTAGTGCTCAGGTGCGACTACGGCTGCAGGGGCTTTGCGCTTATCGTACTCATATACGTCCTGAGAGACAAGAAGGTCTTACAGGCGATACTCGGCAGCTGCATGGTAAGCTCTGCATATGCGGCGATAATTGCGTTTATCCCGATAAACCTTTACAACGGCGAGAGGGGATTTATCAAAGGCAAGGCCTTGAAATACGCATTCTATGTGGCATATCCGCTGCACATATTCATTATATATCTGATAAGGCTGAACACGTTTGGCTACAACTGA
- a CDS encoding dynamin family protein encodes MEDKNIYADSHEDIEKVRARLKMIIDDEMISKILGEDFIKSLVEWDELIEKRSNEPFTLVILGEFKRGKSTIINALLGKELAPMNISPETYTINEITYGRVQGVEAVFDNGKRMRLTMRDTTRERLEARQKFFPGKIDYLDIKDNSPILKEMRIVDTPGLSDLDDLDKQVTDYLVNADAVMYATSALLPFSESEQVFLGSHIQPQRFGMLYILVNMIDALNTQEDVDKIMNRFEGIAAEIVPNAFVYGISGFDELARKMNQKRPADKGTREFYENQFFQFELSLKRDIMLKKDIIRTKRVISMLRQMVDETAAKMNLFYEMSALDRQKLEAVANDFETEAQKIEQALEQKKPLLHLSITEMQQQAEQWMYEFFAKLRKSILECLDKDENGEPVYSAEDIEKFFYPFLMEKVGEAYRACIEMHRESIRKVIETISAELAQKLGIADLSEVTQSTSVDRIMMSMNKNVTRSVMGVKLFGTSETFPPATMTSFSQILKKKKQTTDIIDIALENYDDIRINIVNDIKLVYQDLETKAVKQLESICKYQTEIGRAALDHAKEVSSSFKYEDVSDALETAMSILKEPARILAKYDD; translated from the coding sequence TTGGAAGATAAGAATATTTACGCTGATTCACACGAGGATATAGAAAAGGTAAGAGCAAGGCTTAAAATGATAATCGACGACGAGATGATATCAAAGATCCTCGGCGAAGACTTCATCAAGAGCCTGGTCGAATGGGACGAGCTGATAGAAAAGCGCTCGAACGAGCCGTTCACTCTCGTTATCCTGGGCGAGTTCAAGAGGGGCAAGAGCACTATAATAAACGCTCTGCTCGGCAAGGAGCTTGCTCCCATGAACATATCGCCCGAGACATACACGATAAACGAGATAACCTACGGCCGTGTGCAGGGCGTTGAGGCTGTTTTTGACAACGGCAAGAGAATGCGCCTGACCATGCGTGACACCACCCGTGAAAGATTAGAGGCAAGGCAGAAATTCTTCCCCGGAAAGATAGATTATCTCGACATAAAGGACAACTCTCCCATACTCAAAGAGATGAGGATAGTCGATACCCCCGGTCTTTCCGACCTTGACGACCTCGACAAGCAGGTGACTGACTATCTTGTGAATGCCGATGCCGTTATGTATGCGACATCTGCGCTGCTGCCCTTCTCCGAGAGCGAGCAGGTGTTCTTAGGCTCGCATATCCAGCCGCAGAGGTTCGGTATGCTTTATATCCTTGTGAATATGATAGACGCTCTTAACACTCAGGAGGACGTTGACAAGATAATGAACCGCTTTGAGGGCATAGCGGCTGAAATAGTGCCAAATGCCTTTGTTTACGGCATAAGCGGCTTTGACGAGCTGGCAAGAAAGATGAACCAGAAGCGCCCTGCTGACAAGGGCACGAGGGAATTCTACGAGAACCAGTTTTTCCAGTTCGAGCTGTCTCTTAAGCGTGACATAATGCTCAAAAAGGACATAATACGCACAAAGCGTGTCATCTCGATGCTCAGACAAATGGTAGATGAGACGGCTGCCAAGATGAACCTTTTCTATGAAATGAGTGCGCTTGATCGGCAGAAGCTCGAAGCTGTAGCAAACGACTTTGAGACAGAGGCTCAGAAGATAGAGCAGGCCTTGGAGCAGAAAAAGCCGCTTTTACATCTTAGCATAACCGAGATGCAGCAGCAGGCAGAGCAGTGGATGTACGAATTCTTTGCAAAGCTGCGAAAGAGCATACTCGAATGTCTTGACAAGGACGAAAACGGCGAGCCTGTATACAGTGCTGAGGACATAGAGAAATTCTTCTACCCCTTCCTCATGGAAAAGGTGGGCGAGGCTTACCGTGCCTGCATAGAGATGCACCGTGAGTCGATAAGAAAGGTGATAGAGACGATATCGGCAGAGCTTGCGCAGAAGCTGGGCATAGCCGACCTCTCGGAAGTCACCCAGTCCACGAGTGTTGACAGGATAATGATGAGCATGAACAAGAACGTGACACGCTCGGTAATGGGTGTCAAGCTGTTCGGCACGAGCGAGACATTCCCGCCGGCGACCATGACATCATTCTCACAGATACTCAAAAAGAAAAAGCAGACGACCGACATCATCGACATAGCGCTTGAAAACTACGATGACATCAGGATAAACATAGTAAACGACATCAAGCTCGTTTACCAGGACCTTGAAACAAAGGCCGTCAAGCAGCTCGAATCTATATGCAAGTATCAGACCGAGATAGGCAGGGCAGCTCTTGACCACGCAAAGGAAGTATCCTCCTCCTTCAAGTACGAAGACGTGAGCGATGCCCTTGAAACTGCGATGTCCATTCTCAAAGAGCCTGCAAGGATACTCGCCAAATACGACGACTGA
- a CDS encoding response regulator: MGLESVKVMIADDSMFARKKLISFISSLGVAEVLEAADGEEAVEKYKASKPNVVFMDIVMPKKTGIEAVKEIVEFDPAAKVIMASSVGTQNHLRDAIMAGATDFIQKPISNDQIQKILENTAKELK, translated from the coding sequence ATGGGACTTGAGAGTGTAAAGGTAATGATAGCCGATGACTCTATGTTTGCAAGAAAGAAGCTGATAAGTTTTATATCCAGCCTTGGTGTTGCCGAGGTGCTCGAAGCAGCAGACGGTGAGGAAGCGGTAGAGAAATACAAGGCTTCAAAGCCAAACGTTGTGTTCATGGATATCGTTATGCCTAAAAAGACAGGTATCGAGGCTGTTAAGGAGATCGTTGAGTTCGACCCTGCGGCCAAGGTCATCATGGCTTCGTCAGTCGGCACACAGAACCACCTGCGTGACGCTATAATGGCAGGCGCTACCGACTTTATACAGAAGCCGATCTCGAACGATCAGATACAGAAGATACTCGAGAACACAGCAAAGGAATTAAAGTAA
- a CDS encoding ABC transporter ATP-binding protein, giving the protein MENSAVKWLYKASGRKKLYILALIIIQALNGSSGVLYALFLRNIVDSATEHDKGAFVTAALMIVGLVLVQITLKALIRWLNELSRAEIENIFKRRLLSQILKKDFSAVSAVHSGEWLNRLTNDTVVISQSYVEILPGLIGMIVKMISALVMITLLDYRFAFVFIPGGILMMFVTYGFRKVLKRLHKRIQEADGRLRVFLQERIGSLMMIRSFAAESSTRQQAEEKMTDHKKMRMRRNYFSNFSNIGFNFIMDGMYLFGVCYCGYGILVGRVTYGTLTAITQLISQIQAPFANITGYLPKYYAMIASAERLMEIEDFEDDIEQEPLDIEKINGIYKDELVSFGLRAADFAYYASCSSIGELTKENMPKVLDKISVELNKGQFVAFTGHSGCGKSTVLKLLMCIYRLDGGERYIKLSGGREEPLSALYHRLFAYVPQGNRLMSGTIRDVVCFAQPEDRNNDERINEALRIACADGFVGELEDGVDTLLGERGTGLSEGQMQRIAVARAIYSGSPILLLDEATSALDENTERQMLENLRQMTDKTVVIVTHRPAALSICDRVIEFDDNGVVG; this is encoded by the coding sequence ATGGAGAACAGCGCTGTAAAATGGCTCTATAAGGCCAGCGGCAGAAAAAAGCTGTATATACTTGCACTTATCATAATACAGGCGCTAAACGGCAGCTCGGGCGTTTTGTATGCACTGTTTCTGCGCAATATCGTAGACAGTGCCACCGAGCACGATAAGGGAGCTTTCGTAACGGCTGCTCTGATGATAGTCGGGCTCGTGCTCGTGCAGATAACGCTCAAAGCGCTTATCAGGTGGCTCAATGAGCTTTCAAGGGCGGAGATAGAGAATATCTTCAAGCGGCGGCTGCTCTCGCAGATACTAAAGAAGGATTTCTCGGCGGTGAGTGCCGTTCATTCGGGTGAGTGGCTCAACCGCCTTACCAATGATACGGTGGTCATATCACAGAGCTATGTCGAGATACTCCCGGGGCTTATCGGCATGATAGTCAAGATGATAAGCGCTCTTGTTATGATAACGCTGCTTGATTACAGGTTCGCTTTCGTGTTCATTCCGGGCGGTATACTCATGATGTTCGTCACATACGGCTTTCGTAAGGTGCTCAAACGCCTGCATAAGCGTATACAGGAGGCTGACGGCAGGCTCAGGGTGTTTTTGCAGGAGAGGATAGGCTCTCTTATGATGATACGCTCCTTTGCGGCTGAGAGCAGCACAAGGCAGCAGGCTGAGGAGAAGATGACCGACCACAAGAAGATGAGGATGAGGAGAAATTACTTCTCCAACTTCTCAAACATCGGCTTTAACTTTATCATGGACGGGATGTACCTTTTCGGTGTCTGCTACTGCGGCTACGGTATACTTGTCGGCAGGGTGACATACGGCACGCTTACTGCGATAACACAGCTTATCTCGCAGATACAGGCGCCCTTTGCAAACATCACAGGCTATCTGCCGAAGTATTACGCTATGATAGCAAGTGCCGAAAGGCTTATGGAGATAGAGGATTTTGAAGACGATATCGAGCAGGAGCCGCTTGACATCGAAAAGATAAACGGCATTTACAAGGACGAGCTTGTCAGCTTCGGTCTGCGTGCTGCCGATTTTGCTTACTATGCGAGCTGTTCGAGCATAGGAGAGCTTACTAAGGAGAATATGCCGAAAGTCCTTGACAAGATATCTGTAGAGCTTAACAAGGGGCAGTTTGTCGCATTTACAGGCCACAGCGGCTGCGGCAAGAGCACTGTTTTAAAGCTGCTTATGTGCATATACAGGCTTGACGGCGGAGAGAGGTATATAAAGCTCTCAGGCGGCAGGGAAGAGCCTCTGTCGGCGCTTTACCACAGGCTCTTTGCCTACGTTCCGCAGGGAAACAGGCTCATGAGCGGCACGATAAGAGATGTTGTCTGCTTTGCGCAGCCTGAGGATAGGAATAACGACGAGCGCATAAACGAAGCGCTCAGGATAGCCTGCGCAGACGGCTTTGTAGGCGAGCTTGAAGACGGTGTGGACACACTTCTCGGCGAGCGTGGCACAGGACTCTCAGAGGGTCAGATGCAGCGCATAGCCGTGGCAAGAGCTATATATTCGGGCAGCCCGATACTGCTGCTTGACGAGGCGACGAGCGCCCTTGATGAGAACACCGAGCGCCAGATGCTTGAAAACCTGCGGCAGATGACAGACAAGACGGTGGTCATAGTCACCCACCGCCCTGCGGCGCTGAGCATATGCGACAGGGTGATAGAATTTGATGATAACGGAGTTGTGGGCTGA
- the upp gene encoding uracil phosphoribosyltransferase, whose protein sequence is MPTVLVMDHPLIKHKISLLRDEHTGTRDFRILVEEIAMLMGYEALRDLPIEEVEVKSPITASKQPMLSGKKLAVVPILRAGLGMVGGILALVPSAKVGHIGLYRDEETHQPHEYFCKLPENIDERLVILPDPMLATGGSAIQAVDFIKAKGCKSIKFMCIIAAPEGLEALRAAHPDIDIYVGSLDDRLNDDAYIVPGLGDAGDRIFGTK, encoded by the coding sequence ATGCCGACAGTTCTTGTAATGGATCATCCGCTTATAAAGCACAAGATATCCCTGCTGCGTGACGAGCACACAGGCACGAGGGATTTTCGCATACTTGTCGAGGAGATAGCCATGCTCATGGGCTACGAAGCGCTCCGTGACCTGCCCATAGAGGAGGTCGAGGTGAAAAGCCCGATAACCGCCTCAAAGCAGCCGATGCTCTCCGGCAAAAAGCTCGCTGTAGTGCCGATACTGCGTGCAGGGCTCGGAATGGTCGGCGGCATACTTGCGCTCGTGCCGTCTGCAAAGGTAGGGCACATAGGCCTTTACCGTGACGAGGAGACACACCAGCCGCACGAATACTTCTGCAAGCTGCCCGAGAACATTGACGAGCGGCTCGTTATCCTGCCTGACCCTATGCTTGCCACAGGCGGCTCGGCGATACAGGCGGTGGATTTCATAAAGGCCAAGGGCTGCAAGAGCATAAAATTCATGTGCATCATTGCCGCCCCCGAGGGTCTTGAAGCGCTGAGGGCTGCTCACCCGGACATTGACATTTATGTCGGAAGTCTTGACGATAGGCTCAACGACGATGCCTACATCGTCCCCGGCCTCGGCGACGCAGGCGACAGGATATTCGGGACGAAGTGA
- a CDS encoding M48 family metalloprotease, giving the protein MMADSLTQENTATTTEVQNPLLKIDTSFRTYLNVYTRSFDNHVVGGSLDYALDSDFALRQKLSGIIGWGRLYRAVTTGDISAEGKDCFMTCVQAGNLKYPEVYDILKKCTERLELNPPIVLIKEDDEPRIYSLTSDSFEPSIVISTGLLTLCSSEELQFLIGCECGRLQNNHTAFSFAFTYLNYNKLCYRPKERSYKGTVGNSLVHTLLEWVKYADLTTDRAGMICLDEPAHYGKLICDLFEKGFVDFFGRKNETMGFEKILDAYEKIKDEKDPRNITVDKSLSSIRKRVIAGMDFLDCVTLYKWRMDLKRPNYQLRSQQMCDIRCNLIMGSDSEV; this is encoded by the coding sequence ATGATGGCTGATTCTCTCACACAGGAGAATACTGCGACGACGACAGAGGTGCAGAACCCTCTGCTTAAGATAGATACGAGCTTTCGCACTTACCTCAACGTCTATACGAGGAGCTTTGACAACCACGTTGTCGGCGGCTCGCTCGACTATGCGCTCGATTCGGATTTCGCACTGCGGCAGAAGCTCTCGGGCATAATCGGCTGGGGCAGGCTCTACAGGGCTGTCACAACAGGCGATATCTCCGCTGAGGGCAAGGACTGCTTTATGACCTGCGTGCAGGCAGGCAACCTCAAATACCCCGAGGTGTACGATATACTCAAAAAATGCACCGAAAGGCTGGAGCTAAATCCGCCTATCGTGCTTATAAAGGAAGATGATGAACCGAGGATATACTCGCTCACAAGCGACAGCTTCGAGCCCTCGATAGTTATCTCGACAGGGCTGCTTACACTTTGCAGCAGCGAGGAATTACAGTTCCTCATAGGCTGCGAGTGCGGCAGACTGCAAAACAACCACACGGCATTCAGCTTTGCATTCACATATCTTAACTACAACAAGCTCTGCTACCGCCCCAAGGAGCGCAGCTACAAGGGCACTGTGGGCAATTCGCTCGTGCATACGCTGCTCGAATGGGTCAAGTATGCAGACCTGACCACCGACAGGGCAGGCATGATATGCCTTGACGAGCCTGCGCACTACGGCAAGCTGATATGCGACCTGTTTGAAAAAGGCTTTGTTGACTTCTTCGGCAGAAAGAACGAGACTATGGGCTTTGAAAAGATACTTGATGCCTATGAGAAGATAAAGGACGAGAAGGACCCGAGAAATATAACGGTTGACAAGTCGCTCTCTTCTATCAGGAAGCGTGTCATAGCAGGCATGGATTTCCTTGACTGCGTGACGCTGTACAAGTGGCGCATGGACCTTAAGCGGCCTAACTACCAGCTCCGCTCGCAGCAGATGTGCGATATCCGCTGCAACCTCATCATGGGCTCGGATTCGGAGGTGTGA